Proteins from a single region of Chengkuizengella sediminis:
- the rimM gene encoding ribosome maturation factor RimM (Essential for efficient processing of 16S rRNA), giving the protein MEENKKYYRVGKIVNTHGLRGDLKIISKSDFPEVRFKKGSKLYVLLENENKYQALIVENARPHKEVFIVKFNDFNHINEVEKLKNLILYVSEDQLVELPDEEYYFHEIIGCKVFSDENEELGEIIDILTPGANDVWVVKRKKGNDLLVPIIDDVLLRVDVKEKMVMIRLMEGML; this is encoded by the coding sequence TTGGAGGAAAATAAAAAATACTACAGAGTAGGTAAAATCGTAAATACTCACGGTTTACGCGGGGATCTCAAGATAATTTCAAAGTCTGATTTTCCTGAAGTTCGATTTAAAAAAGGAAGCAAGTTATATGTCTTACTTGAAAATGAAAATAAATACCAAGCCTTAATTGTTGAAAACGCAAGACCTCATAAAGAAGTGTTTATTGTGAAGTTTAATGATTTTAATCATATCAATGAGGTTGAAAAACTGAAAAACCTTATATTATATGTTTCTGAAGATCAATTGGTAGAGCTTCCAGATGAAGAATATTATTTTCATGAAATTATCGGATGTAAGGTATTCTCTGATGAAAACGAGGAGCTTGGTGAAATTATAGACATATTAACACCTGGTGCGAATGATGTGTGGGTAGTCAAACGAAAAAAAGGAAATGATTTGTTAGTCCCAATCATAGATGATGTTTTATTACGTGTGGATGTGAAAGAGAAAATGGTTATGATTCGATTGATGGAAGGAATGTTATAA
- a CDS encoding KH domain-containing protein — MKELILTIVKALVDHPEDVHVNEVQKDRETVYQLSVHSDDMGKVIGKQGRIAKALRTVVSSAAVKDKKRVYIDIIQ; from the coding sequence ATGAAAGAGTTAATTTTAACGATCGTAAAGGCACTAGTAGACCATCCAGAAGATGTTCATGTGAATGAAGTACAAAAAGATCGTGAAACAGTTTATCAATTGTCTGTCCATAGCGATGATATGGGTAAAGTAATCGGTAAACAAGGTCGGATCGCAAAAGCGCTTCGTACAGTTGTATCATCTGCAGCTGTAAAAGATAAAAAGCGAGTATACATTGATATTATACAATAA
- the rpsP gene encoding 30S ribosomal protein S16: MATRIRLKRIGAHKAPFYRVVVSDSRSPRDGRFIEEIGTYNPLTEPATVSINEEKALQWLGTGAKPSDTVRNLFSKAGIMKTFHEQKLQK, from the coding sequence ATGGCAACTCGTATCCGTTTAAAACGTATTGGTGCACACAAAGCACCGTTTTATCGTGTAGTAGTATCTGATTCACGTTCTCCTCGTGATGGACGTTTCATCGAGGAAATTGGAACATATAACCCTTTAACTGAGCCTGCAACTGTAAGTATCAATGAAGAGAAAGCACTTCAATGGCTTGGTACAGGTGCAAAACCTTCTGATACTGTACGTAATTTATTCAGTAAAGCAGGGATCATGAAAACTTTTCATGAGCAAAAGCTTCAAAAATAA
- the ffh gene encoding signal recognition particle protein, giving the protein MAAFEGLSSRLQNVFGKLKGKGKVSENDVKEAMREVRLALLEADVNFKVVKDFINKVKEKATGLEVMKSFTPGMVIIDIVNKELTALMGETQSKLNKSNKPPTVIMMAGLQGAGKTTTTGKLAKYLQKQNHKPLLVAADIYRPAAIKQLQILGEQIDAPVFSLGDKANPVDIAKQGLQQAKENHNDYVIIDTAGRLHIDEDLMNELKEIKETVQPDEVLLVVDSMTGQDAVNVAESFNEQLELSGVVLTKLDGDTRGGAALSVKAVTGKPIKFAAMGEKIDALEPFYPDRMASRILGMGDMLSLIEKAQTNIDEEKAKEMERKMRKAEFTFEDFLEQMEQVRNMGPLDQIMDMMPGMGKMKNMKNLNVDEKQLGRVEAIVKSMTTEEKRKPEILNASRRKRIALGSGTSVKDVNRLLKQFEDMKKMMKQFSSMMGGPGKKGKKPNLGKGFKFPFG; this is encoded by the coding sequence ATGGCTGCTTTTGAAGGGTTATCAAGTAGATTGCAGAATGTTTTTGGAAAGCTTAAAGGAAAAGGAAAGGTTTCCGAAAATGATGTTAAGGAAGCTATGAGAGAAGTCAGATTGGCACTTCTTGAGGCAGATGTAAACTTCAAAGTTGTGAAGGATTTCATCAACAAGGTGAAAGAAAAAGCAACTGGGTTAGAAGTAATGAAAAGTTTTACGCCAGGTATGGTTATCATCGATATTGTTAATAAAGAATTAACGGCCTTGATGGGGGAAACACAAAGTAAATTAAATAAATCTAATAAACCTCCAACGGTCATCATGATGGCAGGTTTGCAAGGGGCAGGTAAAACAACCACAACCGGAAAATTAGCAAAATACTTACAAAAACAAAACCATAAACCACTCTTAGTTGCAGCAGATATTTATAGACCTGCAGCGATCAAACAGCTCCAAATTCTAGGAGAACAAATTGATGCACCTGTATTTTCACTAGGTGATAAAGCGAATCCAGTGGATATCGCCAAACAAGGTTTACAGCAAGCGAAAGAAAATCATAATGATTATGTCATCATTGATACAGCCGGACGATTACATATCGATGAAGACTTAATGAATGAGCTTAAGGAAATTAAAGAAACGGTTCAACCTGATGAAGTACTGCTTGTTGTTGATTCCATGACAGGTCAGGATGCTGTTAATGTAGCAGAGAGCTTTAATGAACAACTTGAATTAAGTGGCGTTGTTTTAACGAAGTTAGACGGTGATACTCGTGGTGGTGCTGCGCTTTCTGTAAAAGCGGTGACAGGTAAACCGATTAAATTTGCGGCAATGGGTGAAAAAATCGATGCACTAGAACCTTTTTATCCTGATCGTATGGCTTCTCGAATACTTGGTATGGGGGATATGCTTAGCTTAATTGAAAAAGCACAAACGAATATCGATGAAGAAAAAGCCAAAGAAATGGAACGTAAGATGCGCAAGGCTGAATTTACATTTGAGGATTTTCTGGAGCAAATGGAGCAGGTCAGAAATATGGGGCCGCTAGATCAAATTATGGATATGATGCCTGGAATGGGCAAAATGAAAAACATGAAAAATCTAAATGTAGATGAAAAACAGCTAGGACGTGTAGAAGCAATAGTCAAATCTATGACCACAGAGGAAAAGAGAAAACCAGAGATCTTAAATGCAAGTCGTCGTAAACGTATCGCATTAGGTAGTGGAACCTCAGTAAAAGATGTAAACAGGTTACTAAAACAGTTTGAAGATATGAAAAAAATGATGAAGCAGTTTTCTTCTATGATGGGTGGACCAGGTAAAAAAGGAAAGAAACCGAATTTAGGAAAGGGATTTAAATTCCCATTTGGTTAA
- a CDS encoding putative DNA-binding protein — protein MSAEKMLEKTNRINMLFDFYQNLLTEKQQTYLKFYFQDDYSLGEIAEQFQISRQAIYEHIKRAEQVLDQYESKLHLVSNYLKRNELLNQLNNHILDLKNNKQLLDITEKLKSLDET, from the coding sequence ATGTCTGCTGAAAAAATGTTAGAAAAAACAAATCGAATCAATATGTTATTTGATTTTTATCAAAACTTACTAACCGAGAAGCAGCAAACATACTTAAAGTTTTATTTTCAAGATGACTACTCTTTAGGAGAGATTGCAGAGCAATTTCAAATTAGTAGACAAGCTATATATGAACACATAAAACGGGCGGAACAAGTGCTAGATCAGTATGAAAGCAAGTTGCATTTAGTTTCAAACTACTTAAAACGCAATGAATTATTAAACCAATTAAACAATCACATATTAGATTTGAAAAATAATAAACAATTGTTAGATATCACAGAAAAATTAAAAAGTCTTGATGAAACATAA
- the ftsY gene encoding signal recognition particle-docking protein FtsY, which translates to MSFFKKLKDKISKKTEEVTTKFKDGLSKTSTAFTEKIETLVLRRKKIDEDFYEELEEILIGADVGVNVVMELIDELRTEVRKRKIEDAVDLQPVLSEKLVELLSGKEDNSLNIQESGLTVILFVGVNGVGKTTTIGKMAHRFNSEGKKVLLAAGDTFRAGAIEQLEVWGDRVGVDVVKQQAGSDPAAVIYDALQAAKKREADILLCDTAGRLQNKTNLMEELNKIYRVIKREVPNAPHEVLLVLDATTGQNALSQAKLFGEKTGVTGLVLTKLDGTAKGGIVVAIRNEMDIPVKFVGLGEQMDDLQEFDSDQFVHALFAGLIKDEEERETEESVE; encoded by the coding sequence ATGAGTTTTTTTAAAAAGCTAAAAGATAAAATTTCTAAAAAAACAGAAGAGGTAACAACAAAATTTAAGGATGGGTTAAGTAAAACGAGCACTGCATTTACTGAAAAAATAGAAACATTAGTCCTTCGTCGTAAAAAAATTGATGAGGATTTTTATGAGGAACTAGAAGAAATTTTAATTGGCGCCGACGTAGGCGTGAACGTAGTTATGGAGTTGATTGATGAACTACGTACGGAAGTGCGCAAAAGAAAAATCGAAGATGCAGTAGATTTACAACCAGTCCTTTCTGAAAAACTTGTTGAATTGTTATCTGGGAAAGAGGATAACAGCTTAAATATACAAGAGAGCGGTTTGACGGTTATTCTTTTTGTTGGTGTAAATGGAGTTGGTAAAACTACGACGATTGGAAAAATGGCCCATCGTTTTAATTCTGAAGGAAAAAAAGTTTTGTTAGCAGCAGGAGATACGTTCCGAGCAGGGGCGATAGAACAACTTGAAGTATGGGGAGATCGTGTTGGGGTAGATGTTGTGAAGCAACAAGCAGGCTCAGACCCGGCTGCTGTCATTTATGATGCTCTACAAGCCGCTAAAAAAAGGGAAGCTGACATATTGCTCTGTGATACAGCGGGTAGATTGCAAAATAAAACAAATCTGATGGAAGAACTCAATAAAATATATCGTGTCATTAAACGTGAGGTTCCAAATGCTCCACATGAAGTATTATTAGTATTAGATGCAACGACAGGACAAAATGCACTAAGTCAGGCGAAGTTATTTGGAGAAAAAACAGGCGTTACAGGTTTAGTATTAACTAAACTAGATGGAACAGCTAAAGGTGGGATTGTAGTAGCGATCCGTAATGAGATGGATATTCCTGTGAAATTTGTAGGTTTAGGAGAACAAATGGATGATTTACAGGAATTTGATTCAGATCAGTTTGTTCACGCATTGTTTGCGGGATTAATTAAAGATGAAGAGGAAAGAGAAACAGAGGAATCTGTGGAATAG
- the smc gene encoding chromosome segregation protein SMC — protein MFLKRIELYGFKSFADKTALDFVQGITAVVGPNGSGKSNISDSIRWVLGEQKAKSLRGGKMEDIIFAGSEIRKPVNFGEVSLTLDNTDEKLLLDFSEVTVTRRIHRSGESEYFINKQACRLKDIIELFMDTGIGREAYSIIGQGKIEEILSNRSEERRGIFEEASGIVKFKSRKKESEKKLAETEQNLLRIYDLIAELEDQIEPLKKQSEQAVLYKQLKAQLKAHDISLYVYKIEDSHQNWEASSESLKQLQNKQIELSTIVNQHDATIEKDRMVAKQLEEELDALQNTLLNLSEEVEKGEGFGEVLKERHKNLLLQKSQQEVLGTEKNQRHENVKTEQHSFESKLEQSLHQLKEAEYNLKEKQEHLLGITSELNIDSEEQLQETLLKTINEIAQSQNEISNIKQQLRISDEKREELEQLHKLLTKQNHELHTEYETTMVSLEQIQDQINDTKNKYIQISEQVKQKQRLLEDILLTVQKWQQKLNSLISRKDTFKEMENDFDGFFHGVKEVLKKRGQTSGGLRGVHGAVAELVNVPAKLETAVETALGGALQFIVMENEQYSRQAISYLKQRKLGRATFLPLDVIKPRSLSQNEIHKMNQNAGFIGIAADLIQFDSTYSSIVSNLLGQVIIAESLEHANRIAASCSYRFKIVTLDGDVVNAGGSMTGGSVQKKNTNLLGRKRQIEELEHQITNSQVQLDQLQEKSKNLKQEISKTSTELEESRTLGEQFRLQEQKIQSEIQQCKQQMDYKESQITSNQLEIEQLLQKSQKLIEKEKGEHIKLTKSQQTEEKTQHVMKEVEESKKTKQSIKDEVQNELTDLKVRVASITQEKQAIIEQLERFQQELKQLEQEMNTNDQMKQQLEAEIEKNETEHVEQIEKLNLLKINKQECSNQVVFKRKERADGLQTIELKENETKEQRVSLKQTEDKLHQVEVKVNRLDVELENLLHKLSEDYELSFELAKQKYSLPTDVVETQEMVKQLKRKITSLGEVNLGAIDEFERIHNRFEFLTQQQQDLIEAKDTLYQVIGQLDEEMSQRFITTFEEIRKNFVVAFAKLFGGGRADLVLNAPENLLETGVDIVAQPPGKKLQNLQLLSGGERALTAIALLFAILHVKPVPFCVLDEVEAALDEANVTRFAEYLREFSLQTQFIVVTHRKGTMEEADVLYGVAMEEDGISKLVSVRLDEEEDGFFSAS, from the coding sequence ATGTTTTTAAAAAGGATTGAATTATATGGTTTTAAGTCTTTTGCAGACAAGACTGCATTAGATTTTGTACAAGGCATCACTGCTGTTGTAGGTCCAAATGGAAGCGGGAAAAGTAACATCTCTGATTCCATACGTTGGGTGCTGGGAGAGCAAAAAGCAAAATCCCTACGTGGTGGTAAAATGGAGGACATCATTTTTGCTGGTAGTGAGATTAGGAAACCTGTAAATTTTGGTGAAGTTTCACTTACATTGGACAATACAGATGAAAAGTTATTGCTTGATTTTAGTGAAGTTACAGTAACTCGACGAATACACCGCAGCGGAGAGAGTGAGTATTTCATTAACAAACAAGCTTGCCGCTTGAAGGATATTATAGAACTTTTTATGGATACAGGTATTGGTAGAGAAGCTTATTCTATCATTGGACAAGGTAAAATTGAAGAAATATTAAGCAATCGCTCAGAAGAGAGAAGAGGTATTTTTGAAGAAGCTTCTGGTATTGTAAAGTTTAAATCTCGTAAAAAAGAATCAGAAAAAAAACTGGCTGAAACAGAACAAAACCTGCTTCGAATATATGACCTTATTGCAGAATTAGAGGATCAAATTGAACCTTTGAAAAAGCAATCTGAACAAGCAGTTTTATATAAACAATTAAAAGCGCAATTAAAAGCGCATGACATATCACTCTATGTGTATAAAATTGAAGATTCACATCAAAACTGGGAAGCATCCTCGGAATCATTAAAGCAATTACAAAATAAACAAATTGAACTTTCCACGATAGTAAATCAACATGATGCAACGATTGAAAAAGACCGCATGGTTGCAAAACAGCTTGAGGAAGAACTGGATGCATTACAAAATACCTTATTAAACCTTAGTGAAGAGGTAGAAAAGGGTGAGGGTTTTGGTGAGGTTCTAAAAGAACGACATAAAAATCTATTACTGCAAAAATCACAACAAGAGGTTTTAGGAACTGAAAAAAATCAGCGTCATGAAAATGTAAAAACCGAACAGCATTCATTTGAGAGTAAATTAGAGCAAAGTTTACATCAACTTAAAGAAGCTGAGTACAACCTAAAAGAAAAACAAGAACATTTATTAGGTATTACATCAGAATTAAATATTGACTCTGAAGAACAGTTACAAGAAACACTATTAAAAACAATTAATGAAATTGCACAAAGTCAAAATGAAATTAGTAATATTAAACAACAGCTTAGAATTAGCGATGAGAAGAGAGAAGAACTTGAACAATTACATAAACTTTTAACCAAACAGAATCATGAGCTTCATACTGAATATGAGACAACAATGGTTTCCTTAGAACAAATACAGGATCAAATTAATGATACGAAAAATAAATACATTCAAATCAGTGAGCAGGTTAAGCAAAAACAAAGATTATTAGAAGATATTTTGTTAACTGTTCAAAAATGGCAGCAAAAGTTGAATTCTTTAATTTCTAGAAAAGATACTTTCAAAGAAATGGAAAATGACTTTGATGGTTTTTTTCATGGTGTTAAGGAAGTACTAAAAAAAAGGGGGCAAACTTCTGGTGGTTTAAGAGGTGTTCATGGAGCGGTAGCTGAATTAGTAAATGTTCCTGCTAAGCTAGAAACTGCGGTTGAGACGGCACTTGGAGGAGCTCTTCAGTTTATTGTCATGGAGAATGAGCAATACAGCAGACAAGCCATCTCCTACTTGAAACAAAGGAAGTTGGGAAGAGCTACATTTTTACCATTAGATGTCATCAAACCACGCTCCCTTTCTCAAAATGAAATCCATAAAATGAATCAAAATGCAGGTTTTATCGGTATAGCGGCTGATTTAATACAGTTTGATTCAACTTACTCATCTATCGTTTCTAATTTATTAGGTCAGGTGATTATTGCTGAAAGCTTAGAGCATGCTAATCGAATTGCTGCTTCATGTTCTTATCGTTTTAAAATAGTAACTTTAGATGGTGATGTAGTAAATGCTGGTGGTTCTATGACTGGGGGAAGTGTGCAAAAGAAAAACACTAATCTCTTAGGCCGTAAAAGGCAGATTGAGGAATTGGAGCATCAGATTACAAATTCACAAGTTCAACTTGATCAATTACAAGAAAAGAGCAAAAATTTAAAGCAGGAAATTTCCAAAACTTCAACAGAACTGGAAGAGTCACGAACTCTCGGAGAACAGTTTCGTTTGCAGGAACAGAAAATACAGTCTGAAATTCAACAATGTAAACAACAAATGGATTATAAAGAATCACAAATTACTTCAAATCAATTAGAAATTGAACAATTATTACAAAAATCACAGAAATTAATTGAAAAAGAAAAAGGAGAACATATTAAATTAACAAAATCTCAACAAACTGAAGAAAAAACACAACATGTGATGAAGGAAGTAGAAGAGAGTAAAAAAACAAAACAATCCATCAAAGATGAAGTTCAGAATGAGTTAACCGATTTAAAGGTGAGAGTGGCTTCCATTACACAGGAGAAACAAGCGATCATAGAGCAATTGGAACGTTTTCAACAGGAATTGAAGCAATTAGAGCAAGAGATGAACACAAATGATCAAATGAAACAGCAGCTTGAAGCAGAGATTGAAAAGAATGAAACAGAGCACGTAGAACAAATTGAAAAATTAAATCTACTTAAAATTAATAAACAAGAGTGCTCTAATCAAGTTGTTTTTAAAAGAAAAGAACGCGCTGATGGGTTGCAAACGATAGAGCTAAAAGAAAATGAAACAAAAGAACAAAGAGTATCCTTGAAACAAACTGAAGATAAATTACATCAAGTTGAAGTAAAAGTGAATCGGTTAGATGTAGAATTAGAAAATTTATTACATAAACTATCTGAGGATTATGAGCTCAGTTTTGAATTGGCAAAACAAAAATATTCTCTCCCTACGGATGTTGTAGAAACACAAGAGATGGTAAAACAATTAAAAAGAAAAATCACTTCACTAGGTGAGGTCAATTTAGGTGCCATTGATGAATTTGAACGAATTCATAATCGATTTGAATTTTTGACTCAACAACAACAAGATCTAATTGAAGCCAAAGATACACTTTATCAAGTTATAGGACAATTAGATGAAGAGATGTCACAGCGTTTTATTACTACTTTTGAAGAAATTCGCAAAAACTTTGTTGTTGCATTTGCAAAGTTGTTCGGTGGAGGAAGAGCGGATTTAGTATTGAATGCCCCGGAAAATTTATTAGAAACGGGTGTAGACATCGTTGCACAACCCCCTGGGAAGAAACTGCAAAATCTACAATTGTTATCTGGTGGAGAAAGAGCTTTAACAGCAATAGCATTATTGTTTGCAATATTACATGTGAAACCTGTACCATTTTGTGTATTAGATGAAGTAGAAGCTGCACTGGATGAAGCGAATGTAACTCGATTCGCTGAATACTTGAGGGAATTTTCATTGCAAACGCAATTTATCGTTGTTACGCATCGTAAAGGTACGATGGAAGAAGCAGATGTATTATATGGAGTAGCTATGGAAGAAGATGGAATATCCAAATTAGTATCTGTCCGATTGGATGAAGAGGAAGATGGGTTTTTCTCTGCATCATAA
- the rnc gene encoding ribonuclease III, with product MNQDLKQLQSKLDIFFKNQKLLKQAFTHSSYVNEHRLSKYEDNERLEFLGDAVLELTISEYLFQTYRRLPEGELTKLRASIVCEPSLEKFASALDFGAYAFLGKGEELTGGRARPALLADLFESFMGALFLDQGLEAVKSFLEKYIFPKLSSEGKPQLKDYKTQLQEFTQQHNMGVIKYRIVDESGPAHERLFVSEVCMNDTSLGKGTGRSKKEAEQQAASKALIKLNYK from the coding sequence ATGAATCAGGATTTGAAACAATTACAGTCAAAGTTGGATATATTTTTTAAAAATCAAAAATTATTAAAGCAAGCATTTACTCATTCATCCTATGTAAATGAACATCGCTTATCTAAATATGAAGATAATGAAAGATTAGAATTTTTAGGTGATGCAGTACTTGAATTAACGATCTCTGAATATTTATTTCAAACCTATCGACGATTACCAGAGGGAGAGTTAACAAAACTAAGGGCTTCAATTGTTTGCGAGCCATCCTTAGAAAAGTTTGCCTCAGCTTTAGATTTTGGGGCATATGCATTTCTCGGTAAAGGGGAAGAGTTGACGGGTGGAAGAGCAAGACCTGCTCTGTTGGCAGATTTATTTGAGTCCTTTATGGGGGCGTTGTTTCTTGATCAAGGTTTAGAAGCAGTGAAGTCTTTTTTAGAAAAGTATATTTTCCCTAAGTTATCAAGCGAAGGTAAACCGCAATTAAAAGACTACAAAACACAGCTTCAGGAATTTACTCAACAGCATAATATGGGTGTAATAAAATATAGAATTGTAGATGAAAGTGGTCCTGCTCATGAAAGGTTGTTTGTATCTGAAGTATGTATGAATGACACATCTTTAGGTAAAGGTACAGGGCGATCAAAAAAAGAAGCAGAACAACAGGCTGCTTCAAAAGCACTTATAAAATTAAATTATAAATAA
- the fabF gene encoding beta-ketoacyl-ACP synthase II has translation MKQRVVITGLGVTSSLGSNLEPFWNNLVEGKSGISIIESIDVSDLSTKISASIKDFNPEDYMAKKEARKMDRFVQLAIAAATHALEDANLNVKEDTNPERAGVIVGSGVGGLQTWEEQHTILQKKGPKRVSPFFIPMMIANMASGQISIRTGAKGPNTTPVTACATGTHSIGDSFKLIQRGDADVMICGGAEAPITLTGMAGFCALRAMSTRNNEPEKASRPFDTGRDGFVMGEGAGVLILESYEHAVNRNAKIYGEIIGYGMSGDAYHITDPAPDGAERCMKNALKDAGIQPEEIDYINAHGTSTPVGDISETNAIKETFGEHAYQLAISSTKSMTGHLLGAAGGLEAVITGLTLKHGVIPPTINLENQDPECDLDYTANAARKSDVEVALSNSFGFGGHNASIILKKI, from the coding sequence ATGAAGCAAAGAGTTGTGATTACAGGTTTGGGTGTAACATCTTCCCTTGGTTCTAATCTAGAACCATTCTGGAATAATTTAGTAGAGGGGAAATCAGGAATTTCTATCATTGAATCCATTGATGTTAGTGATTTGAGTACTAAAATTTCTGCTTCTATAAAAGACTTTAATCCTGAAGATTATATGGCGAAAAAAGAAGCACGTAAAATGGATCGATTTGTACAATTAGCGATTGCAGCAGCTACACATGCTTTGGAAGACGCTAATTTAAATGTAAAAGAAGACACAAATCCTGAAAGAGCGGGTGTCATTGTTGGTTCAGGTGTTGGTGGACTTCAAACATGGGAAGAACAACATACAATATTGCAAAAAAAAGGTCCAAAACGTGTAAGTCCATTTTTTATCCCAATGATGATAGCTAATATGGCATCAGGTCAGATCTCTATCCGTACGGGAGCAAAAGGACCCAATACAACACCTGTTACAGCTTGTGCTACAGGTACCCATTCCATCGGTGATTCATTTAAATTGATTCAACGAGGGGATGCGGATGTCATGATATGTGGTGGGGCAGAAGCTCCAATTACATTAACAGGTATGGCTGGATTTTGTGCATTGCGTGCAATGTCAACAAGAAATAATGAACCTGAAAAGGCAAGCCGCCCCTTTGATACTGGTAGAGATGGTTTTGTCATGGGTGAGGGTGCAGGCGTTTTGATATTAGAGTCCTATGAACATGCTGTGAATCGAAATGCTAAAATTTATGGTGAAATTATAGGTTATGGGATGAGTGGAGATGCATATCATATCACTGATCCCGCCCCAGATGGTGCTGAACGATGCATGAAGAATGCGCTGAAAGATGCTGGTATTCAACCAGAAGAAATAGATTATATCAATGCGCACGGTACCTCAACACCAGTCGGAGATATCTCAGAAACAAATGCAATCAAAGAAACTTTTGGAGAGCATGCTTATCAGTTAGCTATAAGTTCCACTAAATCAATGACAGGTCATTTATTAGGAGCAGCAGGAGGACTTGAAGCGGTTATCACTGGATTGACTTTAAAACATGGTGTAATTCCGCCGACTATAAATCTAGAAAATCAAGACCCCGAGTGTGATCTCGATTATACCGCAAATGCCGCTCGTAAATCTGATGTTGAAGTAGCATTGTCTAATTCATTTGGTTTTGGCGGACATAACGCTAGTATCATTTTGAAAAAAATATAA
- the acpP gene encoding acyl carrier protein: MSELVDRIKKIIVDRLGVDEAEVTPEASFKDDLGADSLDVVELIMELEDEFEMEISDEDAEKINTVGEVVNYIESHK; the protein is encoded by the coding sequence ATGTCAGAATTAGTAGATCGCATTAAGAAAATTATTGTTGATCGTCTTGGTGTTGATGAAGCTGAAGTTACTCCCGAAGCATCTTTTAAAGATGATTTAGGTGCAGATTCTTTAGATGTAGTTGAGTTAATCATGGAATTAGAAGATGAGTTTGAAATGGAAATTTCTGATGAAGATGCTGAAAAAATTAATACCGTAGGTGAAGTTGTGAATTACATAGAATCACATAAATAA
- the fabG gene encoding 3-oxoacyl-[acyl-carrier-protein] reductase — protein sequence MLKGKVALVTGASRGIGKSIALSLAEAGADIVVNFAGNEKAAAEVVETIEDLGQKAIKIKANVSQVSEVSDMFKKAIVTFGKVDILVNNAGVTRDNLLMRMKEDEFDQVIDINLKGVFNCIKAATRPMMKQRSGRIINISSVVGVLGNAGQANYVAAKAGVIGLTKSAARELAPRGITVNAVAPGFIETDMTDHLKGDMEEGILNQIPLARMGQPAEIANAVKFLACEESSYITGQTLHVDGGMYM from the coding sequence ATGCTTAAGGGGAAAGTTGCATTGGTAACAGGAGCATCTCGCGGTATAGGGAAATCCATTGCCTTATCTTTAGCAGAAGCAGGTGCGGATATCGTCGTCAATTTTGCAGGGAATGAAAAAGCTGCAGCTGAAGTTGTTGAGACAATAGAGGACTTAGGGCAAAAAGCGATTAAAATTAAAGCCAATGTTTCTCAAGTTTCTGAAGTTAGTGATATGTTCAAAAAGGCGATAGTAACATTTGGTAAGGTTGACATTTTGGTGAATAATGCTGGCGTAACAAGAGATAATTTATTAATGCGCATGAAAGAAGATGAATTTGATCAAGTCATCGATATCAATTTAAAGGGTGTTTTCAACTGTATCAAAGCGGCAACTAGACCTATGATGAAACAGCGTTCCGGTAGAATTATTAATATTTCTTCCGTTGTAGGAGTATTAGGAAATGCAGGGCAAGCTAATTATGTGGCAGCAAAAGCAGGGGTTATAGGTTTAACCAAATCAGCTGCAAGAGAATTGGCTCCACGTGGGATTACTGTAAATGCAGTAGCGCCAGGGTTCATTGAGACAGATATGACAGACCATTTAAAGGGGGATATGGAAGAGGGGATTTTAAATCAGATTCCACTCGCAAGAATGGGACAGCCTGCTGAAATTGCAAATGCAGTGAAATTCCTTGCTTGTGAAGAATCTTCGTATATAACTGGTCAAACATTACATGTAGATGGTGGAATGTATATGTAA